A single window of Rickettsiella endosymbiont of Dermanyssus gallinae DNA harbors:
- a CDS encoding Rne/Rng family ribonuclease codes for MHSEKNRILINAAQAGEIRVALLEENKLSDLDIEYTGQEQKKSNIYKGKISRIEPSLEAAFIDYGADRHGFLPFKEIAPSYFKFKNNDQAIKSSLKVGQEMMVQIEKEERGNKGAALTTYITLPGSYLVLMPNNPGAGGISRRIEGEERRAMQDSLSQLAVPGEMGLILRTAGVGRDLQELQNDFGLLLKQWDAIQHAFNERSAPFLVFQEGDLITRSIRDYLRRDIDEIIIDDKKIYEKIRQYIEQIRPDFLSRITLYQNPTPLFLQFNIEEAAESAFQREIRLASGGTIVIDRAEALVAIDINSGRSTKNGDIEETAIKTNLEAAKEIAHQLRVRDLGGLIVIDFIDMNSEDNKRKVENCLREATKKDRARIQIGRISAFGLLEMSRQRLRHSLGKANETLCPHCSGQGTVRSPASLALSLIRLIEKEALKKSTQQLRVELPIDMLTYLINEKRTAINQIEQRYQVTLQLIPNPYWQSPQHKITALTKSAEDKDSHVASYELLENRTRTDVSMPYAAPVARQPEVPAVKSIVLPNNKNKSKTQLGVLSRLFSMLSDLTKSKKTTPVVVAQPAKKAEHYAAKPHQERRYAKGGNRNNNNRSRPRRERGQGNRYPAANNQPTRYEQQTQAKPSAVERTPQPRRRPPERALPIEETQAVKKQHPVQPRPAPRKPIEAVEKPSIVTAPQVVPTQTQAIVTHPKPVNPTTSEKTENKAPANSALRSHRRNPRRYGGEPKLRHRNYAFEDQSSEKHHK; via the coding sequence ATGCATAGTGAAAAAAATCGAATATTAATTAATGCCGCTCAAGCAGGAGAAATCCGAGTGGCCTTATTAGAAGAAAACAAACTTTCTGACTTAGATATTGAATATACAGGCCAAGAGCAAAAAAAATCCAATATCTATAAAGGGAAAATTAGTCGTATTGAGCCTAGCTTAGAGGCTGCCTTTATCGACTATGGCGCTGATCGCCATGGTTTTCTACCCTTCAAAGAAATTGCCCCCTCCTACTTTAAATTTAAAAACAATGATCAAGCGATTAAAAGTTCGCTGAAAGTAGGTCAGGAAATGATGGTGCAAATAGAAAAAGAGGAGCGCGGTAATAAAGGCGCTGCTTTGACAACCTACATCACATTACCCGGCAGCTACCTAGTATTGATGCCCAATAATCCGGGCGCTGGTGGTATTTCGCGTCGTATCGAAGGTGAAGAGCGACGTGCCATGCAGGACTCATTAAGCCAATTGGCTGTTCCTGGTGAAATGGGACTTATTCTACGCACAGCAGGTGTAGGACGTGATCTACAAGAACTACAAAATGATTTTGGTTTATTGCTTAAGCAATGGGATGCCATACAACACGCATTTAATGAACGTTCAGCGCCTTTCTTAGTTTTTCAAGAAGGCGATCTGATTACCCGTTCTATACGTGACTACCTGCGACGTGATATTGATGAAATCATTATCGATGATAAAAAAATCTATGAAAAAATAAGACAATACATCGAGCAAATCCGTCCTGACTTTTTATCGCGTATTACCCTTTACCAAAACCCAACACCGCTCTTTCTACAATTTAATATAGAAGAAGCCGCTGAATCAGCCTTTCAACGTGAAATACGTTTAGCTTCCGGCGGTACCATTGTCATTGATCGTGCCGAAGCCTTAGTTGCCATTGATATTAACTCCGGCCGTTCTACCAAAAATGGCGATATCGAAGAAACGGCCATAAAAACAAACTTAGAAGCCGCTAAAGAAATTGCGCATCAATTACGTGTACGTGATTTAGGCGGATTAATTGTTATCGATTTCATCGATATGAATTCTGAAGATAACAAGCGCAAAGTTGAAAACTGTTTACGCGAAGCGACCAAAAAAGATCGCGCACGCATTCAAATAGGACGTATTTCGGCGTTTGGATTATTAGAAATGTCTCGCCAACGTTTACGTCACTCCTTAGGTAAAGCGAATGAAACACTTTGCCCGCATTGTAGCGGACAAGGCACCGTACGAAGTCCAGCGTCATTAGCTTTATCGCTGATTCGCTTAATTGAAAAAGAAGCATTAAAGAAATCAACACAACAATTACGTGTAGAGTTGCCGATTGATATGCTAACCTATCTTATCAATGAAAAACGAACGGCCATTAACCAAATCGAACAACGTTATCAAGTCACGTTGCAACTTATTCCTAATCCTTACTGGCAATCGCCGCAACATAAAATTACCGCACTGACCAAAAGCGCTGAAGATAAAGACAGCCATGTAGCCAGTTATGAGTTACTAGAAAATAGAACACGTACTGATGTTTCTATGCCTTATGCTGCACCTGTGGCTCGTCAACCTGAAGTGCCCGCGGTAAAATCGATTGTTCTACCTAACAACAAAAACAAATCTAAAACGCAATTAGGCGTGTTAAGTCGTCTGTTTTCCATGCTCAGCGATTTAACTAAATCTAAAAAAACAACACCGGTAGTTGTTGCACAGCCCGCTAAGAAAGCAGAACACTATGCTGCAAAACCGCATCAAGAACGCCGTTATGCAAAAGGAGGCAATAGAAACAACAATAACCGAAGCCGCCCCCGAAGAGAGCGTGGACAAGGTAATCGCTATCCAGCTGCCAACAACCAACCCACTCGATATGAACAGCAAACACAAGCTAAGCCTTCTGCTGTAGAAAGAACACCGCAGCCCAGAAGAAGACCACCTGAGCGCGCACTTCCCATCGAGGAAACTCAAGCAGTAAAAAAACAACATCCGGTACAACCGCGTCCTGCTCCTAGAAAGCCGATTGAAGCGGTAGAAAAACCAAGCATCGTTACTGCTCCTCAAGTAGTACCAACACAAACACAGGCTATAGTTACCCATCCGAAACCAGTGAATCCTACTACGAGTGAAAAGACGGAAAATAAAGCACCCGCTAATAGTGCATTGCGATCACATAGACGCAACCCACGACGTTATGGTGGAGAACCTAAATTACGCCACCGTAACTATGCTTTTGAAGATCAATCTTCTGAAAAGCACCATAAATAG
- a CDS encoding HNH endonuclease, with protein sequence MLSCLIDRKYCSKPCVNKASKETFKPSFTTVRKSLVTRGLIDRCNRCAYNIEPRTLGVHHKDKNRNNNDISNLEVLCPNCHSLEHLKHISH encoded by the coding sequence ATGCTTTCCTGTCTCATCGATAGAAAATATTGCTCTAAACCCTGCGTCAATAAAGCATCTAAAGAAACTTTCAAGCCTTCTTTTACAACTGTAAGAAAGTCTCTAGTTACTAGAGGATTAATTGATCGCTGCAATCGGTGTGCTTATAATATTGAGCCACGCACCCTTGGCGTTCACCATAAAGATAAAAATCGTAATAATAATGATATATCTAATCTTGAAGTCCTTTGTCCAAATTGCCACAGCCTAGAGCACCTTAAACATATTAGTCATTGA
- a CDS encoding filamentous hemagglutinin N-terminal domain-containing protein — protein sequence MHFICRLKQLVLLFILSATMMSAQAAPIGGQVTAGAGNISQSGNTTTINQQSQNLSLNWNQFDIAPKETVNFAQPNPQALAVNRVLGSNQASQIQGHLNANGQVWLINLY from the coding sequence ATGCATTTTATCTGCCGTCTTAAACAGCTTGTCTTATTATTTATTTTAAGCGCTACGATGATGAGTGCCCAAGCTGCTCCGATCGGCGGGCAAGTAACTGCAGGTGCTGGAAATATTAGCCAGTCAGGCAATACCACAACCATTAATCAGCAAAGTCAAAATCTGTCGCTGAACTGGAACCAGTTCGATATTGCGCCAAAAGAAACGGTTAACTTTGCGCAACCTAATCCTCAAGCACTTGCCGTGAACCGGGTGTTAGGAAGTAATCAAGCGAGCCAGATCCAAGGTCATTTGAATGCGAATGGCCAGGTGTGGTTGATTAATCTGTACTAG
- the ruvB gene encoding Holliday junction branch migration DNA helicase RuvB gives MLLSDRLISAKKLSEDDKLVPRIRPLTLADYLGQSSVSEQMGLFIQAARARNEALDHVLIVGPPGLGKTTLAHIIANEMNVSLKQTSGPILEKAGDLAALLTHLEGREVLFIDEIHRLSPVIEEILYPALEDYQLDIMIGEGPAARSIKLDLPPFTLIGATTRAGLLTSPLRDRFGIVQRLEFYSVDDLCGIVIRSASILNVKIDPNGAMEIAKRARGTPRIANRLLRRVRDFAEVKADGYINALLAAQALDLLEVDRQGFDQQDRKLLTSLIEKFDGGPVGLDSLAAAIGEERDTIEEVIEPYLIQQGFMMRTSRGRIATKQTYLHFGLSFPAHLNGNKDLSCV, from the coding sequence ATGTTGTTATCTGATCGACTGATTAGTGCTAAGAAATTATCGGAAGACGATAAGCTGGTACCGCGTATACGTCCGCTAACGCTCGCCGATTATTTAGGACAGTCTTCCGTTTCTGAGCAAATGGGTCTTTTCATTCAGGCCGCGCGTGCACGCAATGAAGCGCTGGATCATGTGCTCATCGTGGGACCGCCTGGGTTAGGAAAAACAACCTTGGCACATATTATTGCCAATGAAATGAACGTATCGCTCAAACAAACCTCAGGTCCTATTTTAGAAAAGGCGGGCGATTTAGCGGCATTACTAACGCATCTTGAAGGCCGGGAAGTTTTATTTATTGATGAAATACATCGTTTAAGTCCTGTTATTGAAGAAATATTGTATCCCGCATTGGAAGACTACCAATTAGATATCATGATAGGTGAGGGTCCGGCGGCGCGTTCTATTAAATTAGATTTACCACCGTTTACTTTAATTGGCGCGACAACGCGTGCAGGTTTATTAACTTCTCCGTTGCGTGATCGTTTTGGTATTGTACAGCGACTTGAATTTTATAGTGTGGACGATTTATGTGGTATTGTGATTCGTTCTGCTAGTATTTTGAACGTAAAAATTGATCCTAACGGCGCGATGGAAATTGCTAAGCGTGCGAGGGGCACGCCGCGTATTGCTAACCGCTTATTGCGACGGGTTAGAGATTTTGCAGAAGTGAAAGCCGACGGGTATATTAATGCGTTGTTGGCTGCTCAGGCATTAGATTTGTTGGAGGTTGATCGACAAGGATTTGATCAACAGGACCGTAAGTTATTAACGAGTCTTATCGAAAAATTCGATGGAGGTCCGGTTGGTTTAGATAGCTTAGCAGCAGCGATTGGCGAAGAGCGCGATACTATCGAAGAAGTAATTGAACCGTATTTAATTCAGCAAGGCTTTATGATGCGTACATCGCGGGGTCGCATCGCGACGAAACAGACCTATTTACACTTTGGCCTTTCTTTCCCGGCGCATCTGAATGGAAATAAAGATCTCAGCTGTGTTTAG
- a CDS encoding ankyrin repeat domain-containing protein, translating into MAEILREHSDSLAFFELFEVFKLPICRELMDADLQEEIANDTLRYKWLYTDQKEAFEKALQATQSYRRILFHKKMLHAELFHENKKIDLNELLKGSLLHFVVLNPESDALAQFIRSLDKEEIDKSNVEGWTPLMLASQLGKNEYVKCLLAAGADLEREVAGFSSLVLAVKAGQWKTTKHLLEAGACIKQDNNNKLIGGLKETFPAIYFACRQYDKRILNLLLEKEKRLTLMDKKDALLTALEVENLEAVRVLFKHMTKEDKDQFSKKYKPLLLEKAVSSGNLRLVDEMLASDFGLAFNKTDRKILFFALSEKGFLPLNTEVTLCKREPCFNSAQ; encoded by the coding sequence ATGGCCGAAATTCTTCGGGAGCATAGCGACTCACTTGCTTTTTTTGAACTGTTTGAAGTATTTAAATTACCGATTTGTCGTGAATTAATGGACGCGGATCTTCAAGAAGAAATAGCAAACGATACCTTACGCTATAAATGGCTCTATACCGATCAAAAAGAGGCCTTTGAAAAAGCGCTGCAAGCTACGCAATCCTATAGGCGTATACTGTTTCATAAGAAAATGTTGCATGCCGAATTATTTCATGAGAATAAAAAGATTGATCTAAACGAGTTACTCAAGGGATCACTTTTGCATTTTGTGGTACTGAATCCAGAAAGTGACGCATTGGCTCAGTTTATACGAAGTTTAGATAAAGAAGAGATTGATAAGTCCAATGTGGAAGGATGGACGCCGCTGATGCTCGCTTCTCAGTTGGGTAAAAATGAATATGTAAAGTGTTTGCTTGCTGCAGGGGCAGACCTTGAGCGAGAAGTGGCTGGTTTTTCATCGCTGGTGCTGGCAGTAAAAGCGGGACAATGGAAAACAACGAAGCATTTGTTGGAAGCCGGTGCTTGTATTAAGCAGGATAATAATAATAAATTAATAGGCGGGCTAAAGGAAACGTTTCCTGCCATCTATTTTGCTTGCCGCCAATATGATAAGCGCATCTTGAATTTGTTATTAGAAAAGGAAAAGCGGTTGACGCTAATGGATAAAAAAGACGCTCTACTCACGGCATTAGAGGTTGAGAACTTAGAAGCGGTGCGTGTATTATTTAAACATATGACGAAGGAAGATAAAGATCAATTTTCTAAAAAATATAAGCCTTTGCTATTAGAAAAAGCAGTCAGTTCAGGTAATCTTCGCTTAGTGGATGAGATGCTAGCGTCTGATTTTGGCCTCGCGTTTAATAAAACGGATCGTAAGATATTGTTTTTTGCCTTAAGTGAAAAAGGTTTTTTGCCTTTGAATACGGAAGTTACCCTCTGTAAAAGGGAGCCATGTTTTAATAGCGCACAATAA